The DNA region CAGATCCCGGCCAATCCGCCGAACTTCATCCTTGAACAAGTCCCGCAGCGGCTCAATCAATTTGAGCTTCATATCCGCAGGCAAACCGCCGACGTTGTGATGACTTTTGATCGTATGCGACGGCCCATGCACACTCGACGACTCGATCACGTCAGGATAAAGCGTCCCCTGCACCAACCACGCAACTTCCTCGCCGACATGCTTTTCGGCTTCGAAAATCTTCTTTGCCTCGTCGTCGAAGACGGCAATGAACTCGTTGCCAATTACCTTCCGCTTCTTCTCTGGATCGGTCACGCCAGCCAGTTTCGCCAGGAATCTCTCGCCAGCATCCACGGCCACAACATTCAGCCCAAGCTGTTCCCGCATGGTCTTCTGCACCTTGGGGAACTCATCCTTGCGCAGCACACCGTTGTTCACGAAGATGCAGGTCAGACGATCCCCAATCGCCTTCGCCACCAACACCGCGGCAACGGACGAGTCCACGCCTCCGCTCAAGCCACAGATGGCATGGCCATCGCCAACCTGCGCCTTCACACGAGCAACGGTCGCCTGGATAAAGTGCTCCGGCGTCCAATCCTGCTTGGCCCCGCAGATATCGAGGCAAAAGTTCTTCAACAGCTCCATTCCCTGCCGCGTATGCGCGACCTCGGGATGAAACTGCACTGCCCAGATGCGCCGCGCCTCATCGGCAATTCCGGCCACGGCATTCGCCGTCTTCGCCGTCAGCGCAAAACCCTGCGGCAGCTCCAGCGCCTCATCTCCATGCGACATCCACACATCGAGCGCCTGCGGCAGCCCGCGAAACAGCGGAGTCTCCGCCACCAGCGTCACCTCGGCGTGGCCGTACTCGCGCGCCGAAGCCGCCTGCACCTTGCCTCCCAGATGATGCACGATGAACTGCAACCCATAGCAAATACCCAGCACCGGCACGCCCATCGCCAGTACCGCCGGGTCCGCCGCCGGGGCGTCCGCGTCGTAGACCGAGCAAGGCCCACCGGAAAGGATCACGCCCTTCGGCTTCAGCTCACGCACTTTTTCAAGCGAAGTAGTGCAAGGCAGCACTACGGAAAAAACGTTGAATTCCCGAATACGCCGTGCAATCAACTGCGTATATTGCGACCCAAAATCCAGAATGACTATCGTTGAAGTATCCACGTATCCAGTGTAAATCCGAGCACGTAAATACCTTGCTCCCTTTAGCTCGGATCTTTGTGTCGTGTACTCTGCACCCCAGTGACGATGCCAATTCCCACCAGAATAATTGCGCCGGCCACAATGTAAGCCTGCGGAATATGCATCAGATGCGCCAGATAGGCCACACCCACAATCAAAATGAGATAACCAATTGCGTAAATGCCAAACGACATAAAAAGCGCCTCCGCCCAAAACGTACAGAACTCTGTCAACGTGAGATGCACAATTCGTTCACCTCAGAGAAGAACCTTGGTGACTTTCGTATGCTCGCCAAAGCTCCAGATAAGCCACGAGCCGCGCCACATGGAAAAAATCCGATGCAACACAATAAATCACTGACACGCCGACCCACCACCAGAACATAAACTCCGGCGTCGCCACAGCCTCGAACGGCAATGGACAAGCCGATAGCACCATAGCCAGCACGATCAGCGCAATCTTCACAATCCCCATCACCAGGTTGATCTCCATCAGCTTCGACTTCAGTGGCCCTAATCGGAAGGCCGCCGCAAAACTTTTGCCGACTCCCGCATTCCGCAGCATGGCCAGCAGCGGAGCCACGCTCAGCCCCCAGCTTGCGATTGCCCAAAGCGAAAACAACCCCAGTGTCCCTACGATCACCATCGCAAAATAGCCCACCAGATTCGGCTCATTGCCTACGGCAATCGGTCCGGCAATATTCACCCTCGCCGCCCATTGCATACACGCAAACCACACGGCAAAACTAGCCAGCAGCGCCACTACCCGCACCGCCTGCAACACAATTAGCGTTCCAATTCGCGCATGGAGCCTGCTATCGACACGCCGCAAAACGACCGTCCGGCCCACCGCTGATACCAGAACCCACACCAGCACCATCACTGGCCCCAGCCACGCCAGCACCTGCATTACCGGAGGCAGCAGCAACACAATTGCATCTGTCAGCGTCTTTGCCGACCCCATCGCGTCAAGTATCGACATCTGCTTCAGCGCCGTCACGTCCAACGGGACAGTCTTCAGAATCCGTGTCGCCTCGTACCACAACACCAGCAGCGCCGGAATGCCGTACACCCAGCGCCACAGCACCTCGAGAGCCGTCCACGACGGATGCTTCCAGCCCTGCGAGAGCACATGCACAAACGACTGCGTTCCGCGCACCGTCCCCGCGGCAATGACCACGCCGTCCTGAGGCGGCGAAGTCGGCACTACTTCACCACCAGATTGACCAGCTTGCCCGGCACCACAATCACCTTCACCACAGTCTTTCCTACTATCCTGGCGACAACCTTCGCATCAACCAACGCCGCTGCCTTCACCACATCTTCAGTGCTGCCTACCGGAACTTTTACAACATTGAGCAGCTTGCCATTCATCTGCACAGGAATCTCTAACTCATCTTCCCGCAGAAGGTCAGCATCCGCCATCGGCCACGGCACGCGGAATATGACTCCCTCGCCGCCAATTTGCTCCCACAACTCTGCTGCAAAAAATGGAGCGAACGGAGCCAGCAGCAATACAAGATTACGAAAAATCTCCGCGACGACTGCCGGCGAAACATCGCCATCATCGATCGCCGCCTCTGAGGCCACGATCTCATTGACCAGCTCCATCGTGGCTGCGATGGAGGTATTGAAATGCCAGCGTCCGCTGAAATCCAGCGTGATCTTCGCAATCGTCTGGTGCAGCTTGCGCAGCAGCTTCTGCTCCACAGCAGTCCCTCCACGCGAAGCGCCTCCCACTGAGGCGACGGCACTGTACTTCGTAGTCAACCGGTACACCCTGCTCAAAAACCGGCTGATTCCCGCAACCCCATCCTCCTGCCACTCCAGGTCCTTGTCCGGCGGTACCGCGAATAGCGCATACATGCGCGTAGCATCTGCTCCGTACCGCGCGATCATGTCGTCAGGCGAAACTACATTGCCTTTCGACTTCGACATCTTCGCGCCGTCCTTGATGACCATTCCCTGCGTAAACAGTCGCGCCGCAGGCTCATCGTTCTTGATCAATCCAAGGTCGCGCATCACCTTCGTCCAGAACCGTGAATAGATGAGGTGCAGAATCGCATGTTCCACGCCACCGATGTACTGGTCAATCGGGAACCAGTAGTTCGCCTTCTCACTCGCAAATGGAGCATTGGAATTTTTCGCATCCGTATAGCGATAGAAGTACCAGCTCGAATCGACGAACGTGTCCATCGTGTCCGTCTCGCGCCGCGCCGCGCCGCCGCATACAGGGCAAGTCGTATTCACAAACTCTGGTACCCGCCCCAGCGGAGAGCCACCCTGCTGCGTAATATCCACCTGAGGCGGCAGCACTACAGGCAGCGCGCTCTCTGGCAGCGGAACCACACCGCCGGGTTCAACGCCCTCGTGTCCGTTCACGCAATAAACCATCGGGATCGGCGTACCCCAATATCGCTGACGGCTCACGCCCCAGTCCTTCAGCCGATATGTAACCGTAGCCGTACCAAATCCATTCTCCTTCGCAAACGCAGCCATCTTCTGCTGCGCTTCCACGCAACCCTCGCCAGTCCACTCACCCGAATCAACGAGCACGGCATCGTCTTCCGCCGTATAAGGCAGCTCCGAATCGCCAGCCTCAGCCTTCGGAACAATCACCTGCTTGATGGACAGGCCATACTTCCGGGCAAACTCGAAGTCCCGCTCGTCATGCGCGGGAACGCTCATGATCGCGCCTGTCCCATAGTCCGCCAGAATATAGTTCGCCACCCAGATGGGCACTCGCTCGCCGTTGAACGGATTTATCGCGAACCGGCCCGTATCCACCCCATGCTTCTCGATCCCGCCAACATCCCCGGCCTCACGCGCCAGCGTCTGTTGCGCCAGTAACTCCTCGATCTTTCCAGCAAGCGCAGCATCCTCTGCGGCAAACGCCTTCGCCACCACATGTTCCGGAGCAAGCTGCACCGAGGTCGCTCCAAAGATCGTATCCACCCGCGTCGTAAACACCGTGATCTTCGCGCAATCCGCGGCCTTTACCTCGCCGTCCACGGCGAAGTCGACCAGCGTTCCTTCGCTGCGTCCGATCCAGTTCCGCTGCATGGTTCTGACCTTCTCCGGCCAGCCCTCCAGCTTGTCTAACCCATCCAGCAACTCATCTGAATACTTCGTGATCCGCAAGAACCACTGCGTCAAATCCCGCTGTTCGACGATCGTGTCTTCATGCCGCCAGCAGCGGCCGTCGACCACCTGCTCGTTGGCCAGCACGGTCTGGCAATCGGGACACCAGTTCACCTTGCTCTTCTTCCGGTAAGCCAGCCCGGCCTCGAACATCTTCAGAAAGAACCACTGGTTCCACCGGTAATACTCCGGCAGACAGGTCGTTACTTCCGTTGCCCAGTCATAGCTCAGTCCCAGCCGCTGCATCTGCTTCCGCATCGCGGCAATGTTCGCCAACGTCCACTCCCGCGGCGGAGTGTTGTTCTTCAGCGCGGCATTCTCCGCCGGCAGACCAAACGCGTCCCACCCCATCGGATGCAGAACGTTATACCCGCGCATCCACATGTGCCGGGCCAGCGCGTCGCCAATCGCATAGTTCCGCACATGCCCCATGTGCAACTGCCCACTCGGATAGGGCAGCATCTCGATGCAGTAATACTTCGGCTTACCGGAGTCGTGCCCTTCGGCGGCATACAACGCCAGATCGGCGTCCCATCGCTGCTGCCATTTCGGTTCAATCTCCGCCGGGTTATACCGCCCTTGCTTCTCGATCTCGTTCGTTTGAATCTCTGGCATATGAATCTGATTGTAAAGAAACCGCGCCACCGCTGCTCACCGAAGCGCCAACCCAGCGATTTATCCGAATATCAATCAGTCTTTGCAAAAAGGACTACACTTCTAGCCAACATCGGCGCGCATCACGCACCAGAGAACGACCGTGTATCTGACCCCCTTCAAATCCGATCCAGCAGGCTCCCATCGCAAGCCACCCTCTGGAGCATCCAAAGTGCTTCGACTCTCAACCCTTGCCGCCTCTCTCATCATCCTCTTAGCCTCATCTTTGCTCGCGGCGCCAATACTTAAACCAGCACCAGAAGCCCCCATAGCGACGCATCCCGCCCTCAAGTCTCTCGCAAAAGAAGCCGCTACAGCCTCCCCCGTCATCGTGATTGGATTCCTTGGAGGCCGCGTCAAGAAAAACAACCTCATCCACCGCGAGGTTCAGCTCGCGATGCATCTACGCCAGAACCACCCGGTTGGAGTCGATGCGGAGATATTTCAAAACTCACACGGCCAAAGGGCATTCCAGCGAATTCTGCACCTGCTCGACGTAAACCACGACGGAATCCTAACCCTCGCCGAAAAGCAACATGCCCGCATCATCATCTACGGCCACAGTTGGGGCGCTTCAGAGGCGGTCACCATGGCCCGGCAGCTTCAGGACGATAAAATTCCCGTACTGCTAGCCATTCTTGTAGACCGCGTATCGAAGATCGGAGAGGGAGACCCGCGCATCCCGGCGAACGTAGCCCAGGCCGTCAACTTCTACCAACTTGATGGTCTTCTCCATGGACGTCCTATCATCCGCGCCGTCGATCCGACGAAAACGCAGATCATCGGCAACTATCAGCTCAACTACAAGGACACCCACGTCTCCTGCGACAAATATCCCTGGTACGCCCGCCTGTTCATGGGACCGCACATCGAGATAGAAAACGATCCGCGCGTCTGGAACCAGGTGGAAGCCCTCATCAGCGCAAAACTCCCGCCAGAAGTGGCCTCTACGACCGCAACGATCACGGGTCCCTCACAATAATCGCGAAGTCTGCAAATCAATCACCGTCACCCGGCCGCCAGCGTCCGCAGCACTCCCACATTTCTCGCTTCATCCCCCGGATTATCCACCGGCGTCTCCGCGATAAACGCCGCATGGGAAAACCGCGCATCGTGCAGCAGCCGCCGAAAGGCCTCCGCTCCAATCGTCCCCTCGCCAATATGCTCATGCCGGTCCAGCTTCGACCCCATCGCCGCCTTGGCATCGTTGCAATGCCACACCTTCACCGCATCGAACCCCACCGTCGACTCCACCAGCTTCATCGTCTCGATATATCCATCCGTGGAAACGATGTCGTATCCCGCCACATGCACATGGCAGGTATCCAGACACACCGCCACCGGAGCACACGCCTTCAGGCACTCCACCAACTCCGCCACCTGCTCCAGTTTCCCACCCAGCGAAAACTCCGCGCCGGCCGTATTTTCGATCAGAATCCGGAAGTTTTTCCCGGTGAAGTCGATGCCATCGATCGATCGCTCAATCGACTGCGCCGCCAGACGCAATCCTTCCTCTCGCGTCAGCCCCTTCCAGCTTCCCGGATGCAGTACGAGATACTCCGCCCCCAGCGCCAGCGCGCGCTCCACCTCTCCGCGAAATGCCGCCGTAGAGTTCTGCCGCACACTCTCCGTCTGGCTGCACAGATTAATTAAATAGCTTGCATGGATCGACACCGGCCCCACATCATGCGCCGCGCGTAGCGCCAGCATCTTCGCTGCATCCTCCGGCTTCACCGGAGAAGCCTTCCACATCCGGGGACTGGCGGAAAACATCTGGAACGTATTCGCTCCCGCCGCCGCCGCTCGTTCCACCGCCGTCCAACACCCGCCAGACGTCCCTACATGCACCCCAATCCGCTTCTTCACTGAATCTGCCATCCTTCAAGCCTACCCCACCCGCAGGCATGCCTACTTTACCTTCGAGGTCGCCTCATCGGCATAGAACGCGCCGATCTCTTTCTCATACTTCTTCTCCACCACGCGCCGCTTCAGCTTCATACTCGGAGTCAACTCACCCTCCTCCACGGACCACTCATCCGGCACCACAAACATCCGTTTCATGCTTTCATAGCTCGACAGTCCGGCATTTACCTTGTCCACAATCTCTTGATAGGCCTTCACTACCTTAGGATCTTTCACCAGGGCAGCATGATCTCCAGCCGTAACACCCTGTCCCTTCGCCCACCCTTCCAGCGCAGCAAAATTAGGCGAAATCAAGACGCAGGCAAACTTATGTCTGTCACCCACCATCGCTGCCTGGGCCACCAGCGTATTCGCCTTCAATTTATTCTCAATCGGCTGCGGTGCAATCAGCTTTCCTCCGCTGGTCTTCAGCAACTCCTTCTTCCTGTCCGTGATCGACAGAAACCCTTGCTCATCCAGCTTCCCGATATCACCCGTCTTAAACCACCCATCCGGCGTAAATGACTCCGCTGTCTCCTTCTCTTTCTTCCAATATCCAGGAAATATCGAAGGCCCCTTCACCTCCAGCTCGCCATCGGCGGCAAACCGGCACTGCACATTCGACAGCGCCTTTCCCACCGTCCCAATCCTGTGCGCGTTCGGATAATTCAGCGCGATCACCGGCGACGTCTCCGTCAACCCATACCCCTCGAATATCACAATTCCCGCATCCGCAAACCACCCAGCCGTATCCATTCCCAGCGGAGCGCCGCCCGAAATAAACACGTTCACCTCCCCGCCAAACGCCTCACGAATCTTGCCAAATACCAACTTGTTCGCCAGCTTCCATCCCATCCCTGCCGGGGTCTTCCCCTCCAGCGTCTCCTGTCGATGCCCCTTGCCTGTCGCCAGCGCCCAACTCAAAATCTTCGACTTCACCGGCGATGCAGCCGACTTCCCTTCCACCGCCTGACGAATCTTTTCGTAAACACGCGGCACCGCCACAAAGATCGTCGGCTTCAAAGCCTTCATCGCTGCTGGCAACAGATCGAACTTCGGACAATAGGCCACCGTTGCCCCATTGCACATCATCGCGTAGTCCAGGTGCCTGGCGGTCACATGAGACAGCGGCAAAAACGAGATACAGCTGTCCTTCTCCGTGAATCCAAAAGGATCGGTCGACAGATTCAAATTGCTGGCAAGGTTCCCATGGGTCAACATCGCCCCCTTCGGCTCGCCCGTCGTTCCCGAGGTATAGATGATCGTCGCCACGTCGTCTGCCCGTGCTCCCTTCACCATCGCATCGAACTCGACATCGCGCTGCTGCTTCCCCTCCGCGCCTTTCATCAACGCAGCAAAGCTCTCCGCATTACCGAAGTCGCCCTTATCCATCACGACCACGTGCTGCAGATCAGGCAGATCTCCCGCCGCCGCCAATTTCTCATACTGCTCCTTCGACGACACCACCGCCACCTTTGCCCCTGAATCCCGCAGCATGTACCCAATCTGCTCTGCAGTCAGCGTCGGATAAAGCGGCACGTCCACCCCGCCAATCGCCAGCGCGGCAAAGTCCGTCACCGCCCACTCCCAGCGGTTCTCCGACAGAATCACTACGCGGTCACCCTTACCCAATCCCCATCCACGAAGCACATCCGCCAAGGCCCGCACCCGCCCATAAAGCTCAACTGAGGAGATCGGTTTCCACTCCCCCGCGGCATCCTGCCACCTCATCACCGCGCCTTCGCCCCGCCCTGTAACCCGCGCCAAAACATCATTCAGAGTCGTCAGATCAAACATAAACCGTCCACCTCGGCCGCTAAAAGTCACTCCCCACGATAACCTACGCAAGCCTCAAATGGCATAGGGCCGCATGGATGCTGCTGCCGTACAAAGTGACCAGGCTGTTGGCATGAGTTCAATTGCTTCCGGTTTGCCATCATCCAGGAAATAGATTTTTTGGTATGCTCCAGAGTTACTCATTCACGGTTCCCAGGATGTTGCCGCTAAATTTGCTCCCCTAAGGACAACTGTGATGGATGAATACAATCTAAGCGAGATTCAGGAGCGCGTGAACGCCGCCAGGGATAATTTCATAGGCGCTCTCGAGAGTTACCGGTCTTATGACGGTCGACAAATCATTGATAGGTTCTTAGCGAAATTTAAGCATCGATCCGAAGCGACCGAAGCTATAGAGCGCGAGACTGAACAGCTCATCAGCGGCTTCAACTCGACAAGCGCATCCCTCGCGATGGACATCGACATCCTGCTTATGAGGATGCAGAATACCGCGCTCGGACTTACCGTCTACGTCATGAGGGGAGGAATCGAAAAAATGGGCGAGGCGGTTGAGGTTCCGCCAGGTACGTCTGCTTTGGATCTGGTTGTCGCCCAGATGGCAGGATTCAAAGAAGCGCAAAAAGCCTTTGTGGAATCCGGTGAGTGGGCGAAGAAGAAGGCATACCTGATAGGCGTGCACGCCGAGAGAGTTCAATTGATGGCCGCAGACATCATCCGCCTTCGCACGTTAACGCTACGTGGATTCAAGGACGAGAACGTCGGCACCTCATTCAAAGACCTGATTGAGCAGATCCGTGATAAGCAATATGCCCGGACCGGTATCGTTCTTTTTGACGCTGCTTTTGACCGAATACTAGACGTGATGAAAGAACTCGCACTATATGTGGCGGAAAAGAACCCCATGGTTGAGCTATGGAATCTGGCCAAAAAAATTGGAAAAGCTATCAAAGGGAAAGCCCCGGATACAAGTGGGGGAGGAACCGAACTGATGAATGAGCTGCTCAGCCAGTTGCGCCGTGAATCGACGATCCTTCAGGATCTAATGAATACGTTTAATGATGCGATGAAGGAGTTAGATAGCGTGGATCAGGCACTTCGCGCCTGACCGCTGCTCGCCGATTTTGCGTCATCAGGAAGCAGTTTAAGCCCCCGCAGTAATCCCATTCAGCAGCACATCCATCACCTGCGCCGCCGTCGACTTCGCATCGTAAACGCGCCCCGTAAACACAGCGGAGCTCAGCAGTTCATCGATCGCCCCGAACATGCAGTGCGCCACTACGCCATCGGAGACATCCCGCCGAAAGATCCCCTCATCCTGCCCCCGCCGAACCACCTCGCGGACCATCTGAATGTACTTCACCAGATGATGGTGCGAGAACTCCGCAATGAACTTCGCGCTCTGCCGCATCTCCGTCTGCATCAACACAGCCATGCTGCGGTTCACCGTACAACTCTCCAGATGCACCAGCGCAATATACTCAAGCTGCTCTCGCGGCCCCGCCAGCGTCACAAACGCATCCGCAATCTGCTTGTAGAACTTCTCGAACGTCCTGTCGATCGCCGTCCGCAGAACATCGTCCTTGCTCTTGAAGTAGAGATAGACGGTCCCATCGGCCACCCCGGCCCGCTTCGCGATCTCGCTCACCGGCGACTTGAAGTATCCCCGCTCGGCGATCACCTCCACCGCCGCATCGAGAATGCGCTGATACTTCTCGCATGTTGCCAACTCTTCTTCAGTCTTCTTCAAGGCGTCTCCTACTTTAATCCGCACTTCCTGTCAGGCATGGCAACAATGCTTTTTCAAAATTCAGATGCATTTTTATGCATTTATCTGTTTTCCACAGTTCCATCTCAAAAATGAAAGCCAGTCCCCCGGAGAGAACTGGCCCAATATTCACGAAAACAACATTATGACCATGGTCGTGCGGGACTATGATCGATCATCCCATTCGAAACTCCGACTTCAAGCCTGGGGCACCGGAGTCAACCGGACAAACGCCGCCGCATGCTTCGACCAATCCGCCAGCATCGCCTTTGCCAATCCGCTGGCAGACTCCTCCGCATGGGCCACAATCATCGACTTCAAAGCTTCCTGCGATTCGACATCGACCGCGTTGAACTCTTCCGCAGCGATGAACTCCGGGTGATATCGCTTGCCGCTTACGAACGACCCATCCGCGTCATAAACCCACGCCAAGCCGCCCGTCATGCCCGCGCCAAAATTCATTCCAACCCGGCCTAGAACAGCCACAACACCGCCAGTCATGTATTCGCAACCGTGATCTCCAACTCCTTCTACAACAGCAGTGGCACCGGAGTTACGAACCGCAAACCGCTCTCCAGCGCGACCAGCCGCAAACAGTTTTCCGGACGTGGCACCATACAACGCCACATTGCCCAGAATGACATGCTGCCCACTGTCTTTCGCCGCCAGACCGCAGGCACGGATGACGATCTCGCCACCAGACAGACCCTTGCCGACGAAGTCATTAGCCTGTCCATCCAGCACCAACTTCATGCCATCGACCGTAAAAGCGCCAAACGATTGTCCGGCCGTTCCATTCAGATTGAAGGTCACATCCGACGGGAAATCAGCCTGCGCACGCCGCAGAACCAGCTCTCCGGCAAGGCGCGAGCCGATAGCCCGGTCGCAGTTAGCAATCTTGGAATCCACAACATAAGGAAC from Edaphobacter paludis includes:
- the guaA gene encoding glutamine-hydrolyzing GMP synthase encodes the protein MDTSTIVILDFGSQYTQLIARRIREFNVFSVVLPCTTSLEKVRELKPKGVILSGGPCSVYDADAPAADPAVLAMGVPVLGICYGLQFIVHHLGGKVQAASAREYGHAEVTLVAETPLFRGLPQALDVWMSHGDEALELPQGFALTAKTANAVAGIADEARRIWAVQFHPEVAHTRQGMELLKNFCLDICGAKQDWTPEHFIQATVARVKAQVGDGHAICGLSGGVDSSVAAVLVAKAIGDRLTCIFVNNGVLRKDEFPKVQKTMREQLGLNVVAVDAGERFLAKLAGVTDPEKKRKVIGNEFIAVFDDEAKKIFEAEKHVGEEVAWLVQGTLYPDVIESSSVHGPSHTIKSHHNVGGLPADMKLKLIEPLRDLFKDEVRRIGRDLGMPEEILERQPFPGPGLAVRILGEVTADRVALLQEADEIVVAEIKAAGLYRKVWQSFAVLLPVKSVGVMGDQRTYAYTCAVRAVESEDGMTADWAPLPYEVLRTISSRIVSEVRGINRVVYDITSKPPGTIEWE
- a CDS encoding long-chain fatty acid--CoA ligase, which encodes MFDLTTLNDVLARVTGRGEGAVMRWQDAAGEWKPISSVELYGRVRALADVLRGWGLGKGDRVVILSENRWEWAVTDFAALAIGGVDVPLYPTLTAEQIGYMLRDSGAKVAVVSSKEQYEKLAAAGDLPDLQHVVVMDKGDFGNAESFAALMKGAEGKQQRDVEFDAMVKGARADDVATIIYTSGTTGEPKGAMLTHGNLASNLNLSTDPFGFTEKDSCISFLPLSHVTARHLDYAMMCNGATVAYCPKFDLLPAAMKALKPTIFVAVPRVYEKIRQAVEGKSAASPVKSKILSWALATGKGHRQETLEGKTPAGMGWKLANKLVFGKIREAFGGEVNVFISGGAPLGMDTAGWFADAGIVIFEGYGLTETSPVIALNYPNAHRIGTVGKALSNVQCRFAADGELEVKGPSIFPGYWKKEKETAESFTPDGWFKTGDIGKLDEQGFLSITDRKKELLKTSGGKLIAPQPIENKLKANTLVAQAAMVGDRHKFACVLISPNFAALEGWAKGQGVTAGDHAALVKDPKVVKAYQEIVDKVNAGLSSYESMKRMFVVPDEWSVEEGELTPSMKLKRRVVEKKYEKEIGAFYADEATSKVK
- a CDS encoding deoxyribonuclease IV, which translates into the protein MADSVKKRIGVHVGTSGGCWTAVERAAAAGANTFQMFSASPRMWKASPVKPEDAAKMLALRAAHDVGPVSIHASYLINLCSQTESVRQNSTAAFRGEVERALALGAEYLVLHPGSWKGLTREEGLRLAAQSIERSIDGIDFTGKNFRILIENTAGAEFSLGGKLEQVAELVECLKACAPVAVCLDTCHVHVAGYDIVSTDGYIETMKLVESTVGFDAVKVWHCNDAKAAMGSKLDRHEHIGEGTIGAEAFRRLLHDARFSHAAFIAETPVDNPGDEARNVGVLRTLAAG
- the leuS gene encoding leucine--tRNA ligase; the protein is MPEIQTNEIEKQGRYNPAEIEPKWQQRWDADLALYAAEGHDSGKPKYYCIEMLPYPSGQLHMGHVRNYAIGDALARHMWMRGYNVLHPMGWDAFGLPAENAALKNNTPPREWTLANIAAMRKQMQRLGLSYDWATEVTTCLPEYYRWNQWFFLKMFEAGLAYRKKSKVNWCPDCQTVLANEQVVDGRCWRHEDTIVEQRDLTQWFLRITKYSDELLDGLDKLEGWPEKVRTMQRNWIGRSEGTLVDFAVDGEVKAADCAKITVFTTRVDTIFGATSVQLAPEHVVAKAFAAEDAALAGKIEELLAQQTLAREAGDVGGIEKHGVDTGRFAINPFNGERVPIWVANYILADYGTGAIMSVPAHDERDFEFARKYGLSIKQVIVPKAEAGDSELPYTAEDDAVLVDSGEWTGEGCVEAQQKMAAFAKENGFGTATVTYRLKDWGVSRQRYWGTPIPMVYCVNGHEGVEPGGVVPLPESALPVVLPPQVDITQQGGSPLGRVPEFVNTTCPVCGGAARRETDTMDTFVDSSWYFYRYTDAKNSNAPFASEKANYWFPIDQYIGGVEHAILHLIYSRFWTKVMRDLGLIKNDEPAARLFTQGMVIKDGAKMSKSKGNVVSPDDMIARYGADATRMYALFAVPPDKDLEWQEDGVAGISRFLSRVYRLTTKYSAVASVGGASRGGTAVEQKLLRKLHQTIAKITLDFSGRWHFNTSIAATMELVNEIVASEAAIDDGDVSPAVVAEIFRNLVLLLAPFAPFFAAELWEQIGGEGVIFRVPWPMADADLLREDELEIPVQMNGKLLNVVKVPVGSTEDVVKAAALVDAKVVARIVGKTVVKVIVVPGKLVNLVVK
- a CDS encoding TetR/AcrR family transcriptional regulator → MKKTEEELATCEKYQRILDAAVEVIAERGYFKSPVSEIAKRAGVADGTVYLYFKSKDDVLRTAIDRTFEKFYKQIADAFVTLAGPREQLEYIALVHLESCTVNRSMAVLMQTEMRQSAKFIAEFSHHHLVKYIQMVREVVRRGQDEGIFRRDVSDGVVAHCMFGAIDELLSSAVFTGRVYDAKSTAAQVMDVLLNGITAGA